A genomic stretch from Deltaproteobacteria bacterium includes:
- a CDS encoding cystathionine gamma-synthase, with amino-acid sequence METNWSAEKFKFETRAIHAGQEPDPTTGAIMTPVYLTSTYVQSSPGVHRGFEYSRTHNPTRKAYEACIANLESGKHGFAFASGCAASTTILHLLKAGDHVIAGDDMYGGSFRLMDKVIRHNGIDFSFVDLTNPENFTKALKSNTKMLWLETPTNPTLKLVDIKKLSALAKARGVISVIDNTFMSPYFQRPLELGATVVVHSVTKYINGHSDMVGGALVTSDDEIAAKIAFLSNTMGGIQSPFDSFLAMRSLKTLAIRMKAHEAGAREVAKYLEKSSKVEKVIYPGLVSHPQHSLAKEQMSGFGGMITFFVKGGMTGARAVLENVRVFALAESLGGVESLIEHPAIMTHASVPAEIRKSLGIDDSLVRLSVGIEDVDDLLRDLDQALAKV; translated from the coding sequence ATGGAAACAAATTGGTCAGCAGAAAAATTCAAATTCGAAACGCGCGCCATTCACGCCGGGCAGGAGCCAGATCCAACGACGGGCGCAATCATGACGCCAGTTTATTTGACCTCGACCTATGTGCAAAGTTCGCCCGGAGTTCACCGCGGGTTTGAGTATAGCCGGACGCACAACCCAACTCGCAAAGCTTATGAGGCCTGCATCGCAAACTTGGAGTCTGGGAAACATGGCTTCGCGTTTGCTTCGGGCTGTGCGGCGTCGACGACGATTCTACATCTCTTAAAAGCTGGCGATCATGTGATTGCGGGCGACGATATGTACGGCGGTTCGTTTCGCCTGATGGATAAGGTCATTCGTCACAACGGAATCGACTTTAGCTTTGTCGATCTCACTAATCCGGAAAACTTCACCAAGGCTTTAAAGTCCAATACGAAAATGTTGTGGTTAGAAACGCCGACCAATCCAACATTGAAGCTGGTCGATATCAAAAAACTTAGCGCTCTTGCGAAAGCTAGGGGCGTGATTTCGGTGATCGATAACACCTTTATGAGCCCGTATTTCCAACGCCCGCTGGAACTTGGCGCAACGGTCGTTGTTCATTCAGTGACGAAGTATATCAACGGCCATAGCGATATGGTCGGAGGCGCGTTGGTCACTTCGGATGATGAGATTGCCGCGAAAATCGCTTTCTTATCGAATACAATGGGCGGAATTCAGTCCCCATTTGATTCTTTTTTGGCAATGCGTTCGTTGAAGACTCTCGCGATTCGAATGAAGGCTCATGAAGCTGGCGCACGCGAAGTGGCAAAGTATCTCGAGAAAAGTTCGAAAGTGGAAAAAGTCATCTATCCGGGCTTGGTTTCGCATCCGCAACATTCGCTGGCGAAAGAACAAATGTCTGGCTTCGGTGGAATGATCACCTTTTTTGTTAAAGGTGGAATGACGGGCGCGCGTGCGGTCTTAGAAAACGTCCGTGTGTTTGCCCTGGCAGAAAGCTTGGGCGGGGTCGAATCGCTGATCGAACATCCGGCGATCATGACTCATGCATCGGTACCTGCTGAGATCCGAAAATCATTGGGCATTGACGACAGTCTTGTCCGTTTAAGTGTCGGAATTGAGGATGTCGACGATCTGCTTCGAGACCTCGATCAGGCGCTAGCAAAAGTTTGA
- a CDS encoding ABC transporter permease has translation MTLLADIGGCVQFFLQSMDVLIRKGVNRHEVFMQVWRVTVQSLPTTAMAGFFVGAIMTVQFAMQVEAYGAMGYLGGLSTSATIRQVGPLLIAFMLSGKVGAFTAAELGTMRVTEQIDAIRCLGANPFQELILPRMIAIILSSFALLAAGLLMSVFGGVLLAIGFAGINADEYFRHIPTIVKLPSIATGIFKCLVYAIVLAAICTYKGFTASGGARGVGRAVVETAVATMVALVAADWATSLIAETVLNVLISQLGAGSIETAVNA, from the coding sequence ATGACTTTGCTAGCGGATATTGGCGGCTGCGTTCAGTTTTTCCTTCAGTCGATGGATGTGCTGATCCGCAAAGGTGTCAATCGTCACGAAGTTTTCATGCAGGTCTGGCGGGTGACGGTGCAAAGTCTTCCGACGACGGCAATGGCTGGTTTTTTTGTAGGCGCCATCATGACAGTTCAATTCGCGATGCAGGTTGAAGCCTACGGTGCGATGGGATACCTCGGCGGACTTTCTACGAGCGCAACCATCAGGCAGGTTGGGCCATTGCTCATCGCCTTTATGTTGAGCGGAAAAGTGGGCGCATTTACTGCCGCCGAACTTGGAACAATGCGAGTGACTGAGCAAATCGATGCGATCCGTTGCTTGGGTGCCAACCCGTTTCAAGAACTGATTTTGCCGAGAATGATCGCCATCATTTTATCTAGCTTTGCTCTTTTGGCGGCGGGACTGTTGATGTCCGTATTTGGTGGCGTGCTTCTGGCGATTGGTTTTGCGGGTATAAACGCGGACGAATACTTTCGGCATATCCCGACCATTGTGAAGCTCCCGTCGATTGCGACCGGAATTTTTAAATGTCTCGTTTACGCTATAGTTCTTGCGGCAATTTGCACTTACAAAGGCTTTACTGCTAGCGGCGGCGCGAGAGGCGTGGGGCGGGCGGTTGTCGAAACGGCCGTTGCCACGATGGTTGCACTTGTTGCGGCGGACTGGGCCACCAGCCTCATCGCTGAAACTGTTTTAAATGTCTTGATTTCTCAACTGGGTGCGGGCTCGATCGAAACTGCGGTGAATGCATGA
- the sucC gene encoding ADP-forming succinate--CoA ligase subunit beta yields MNIHEYQAKELLRKYGVATLKGVMVESADKAVEAAKSLGGTVHVVKAQIHAGGRGKGGGVKVAKSLDEVRDFTKKMLGMTLITHQTGPEGKEVQKVYIEQGCNIKKEYYAAVLLDRTTGRIVVMASAEGGVNIEEVAEHHPEKLITVQVDPAVGLQPFQARQLAFAVGMKDKVAGKAAKFLMGLYKAYVEKDCSIAEINPLVETAEGEVIALDAKMNFDSNALFKHPDIMELRDLTEEDPAEVEASKFDLAFIKLDGNIGCLVNGAGLAMSTMDIIQLHGGSPANFLDVGGGANKEKVTNAFKLILKDPNVKGIFVNIFGGIMKCDIIAEGVIAASKELGLKVPLVVRLEGTNVELGKKMLAESGLNIIPADDLTDGAKKIVNAVKGK; encoded by the coding sequence ATGAATATTCATGAGTATCAGGCAAAAGAGCTATTGCGAAAGTACGGCGTGGCCACCCTAAAAGGGGTCATGGTCGAATCAGCTGATAAAGCAGTTGAAGCGGCTAAATCCCTTGGCGGAACTGTTCACGTTGTAAAAGCGCAGATTCATGCCGGCGGCCGCGGAAAAGGTGGCGGAGTAAAAGTTGCGAAGTCTTTAGACGAAGTGCGCGACTTTACGAAAAAGATGCTCGGGATGACTCTCATCACGCATCAGACCGGCCCCGAGGGCAAAGAAGTCCAAAAAGTTTACATCGAACAAGGCTGCAATATAAAAAAAGAATATTACGCGGCAGTTCTTTTAGACCGTACCACCGGCCGAATCGTCGTGATGGCGTCTGCTGAAGGCGGAGTGAACATCGAGGAAGTCGCCGAACACCATCCAGAAAAGCTGATCACTGTTCAAGTCGATCCGGCCGTTGGACTTCAGCCCTTCCAGGCGCGCCAATTGGCTTTTGCGGTTGGAATGAAGGACAAAGTCGCAGGCAAGGCAGCGAAGTTTTTGATGGGACTTTATAAAGCGTACGTCGAAAAAGATTGCTCGATCGCCGAAATCAACCCGTTGGTTGAAACAGCCGAAGGCGAAGTGATCGCACTCGATGCGAAGATGAACTTCGATTCCAACGCCCTCTTCAAGCATCCAGACATCATGGAACTTCGAGATCTGACCGAAGAAGATCCCGCAGAAGTCGAAGCTTCAAAGTTCGACCTCGCGTTTATTAAGCTCGATGGTAACATCGGCTGCTTGGTGAATGGCGCAGGACTCGCGATGTCGACAATGGATATCATCCAATTGCATGGCGGAAGCCCTGCAAACTTTCTTGATGTCGGCGGCGGCGCTAATAAAGAAAAAGTCACAAACGCCTTCAAATTGATCCTTAAAGATCCAAACGTGAAGGGCATTTTTGTGAACATCTTTGGTGGCATCATGAAGTGCGACATCATTGCCGAAGGCGTGATCGCAGCTTCAAAAGAGCTTGGACTTAAAGTTCCTTTGGTCGTCCGACTTGAAGGTACCAATGTCGAACTCGGCAAAAAGATGCTCGCAGAAAGCGGCCTGAACATTATCCCAGCGGATGATTTGACGGATGGCGCAAAGAAAATCGTCAACGCAGTAAAGGGAAAATAA
- a CDS encoding MCE family protein: MSNSSGSNPSQKPWSPEVKVGGLFIISIVMVLGFVWYLGALNPFSSSYDVRVGYNFAGGVDVGSPVRVMGIKVGKVKSIEFTPEQKTTAGEEVKLTVTLSISRDAWKTVRADSRFFINLAGVIGEKFVEVTPGSLSSAEIPPGSFVRGEDPPRIDQLLSQSYGLAGKILEMVEKNEGSVIDTVEKMNNLVTNLNKTLVLLEKTSKNKEFSKIVTNVAQLTDDLIIVTSKLRGPEAEKTMDLLHRLMWRLDKLDEPAIRQFLQKEGIRAKLF; this comes from the coding sequence ATGTCAAATTCAAGCGGATCGAACCCTTCACAAAAGCCATGGTCTCCGGAAGTGAAAGTCGGCGGACTGTTTATAATCTCAATCGTCATGGTTCTAGGCTTTGTCTGGTACCTCGGTGCCTTAAATCCCTTCTCCTCTTCCTACGACGTTCGAGTGGGTTATAACTTCGCGGGCGGTGTTGATGTCGGATCCCCGGTTCGAGTGATGGGTATTAAGGTAGGAAAGGTGAAGTCGATTGAGTTCACCCCGGAACAAAAAACTACGGCTGGCGAAGAGGTTAAGCTCACCGTTACTTTATCGATCAGCCGAGATGCCTGGAAAACTGTCCGCGCAGACTCTCGGTTCTTTATCAACTTGGCGGGTGTCATCGGCGAAAAATTCGTTGAAGTGACTCCGGGGTCCTTGTCCTCTGCCGAAATTCCACCTGGCAGCTTCGTTCGTGGCGAAGATCCACCGCGAATCGATCAGCTTTTGTCTCAAAGTTACGGCTTGGCCGGAAAAATATTAGAAATGGTGGAGAAAAACGAGGGTTCGGTCATCGATACGGTCGAAAAAATGAACAACCTGGTGACCAATTTGAACAAGACCCTGGTCTTGCTCGAAAAAACATCGAAGAACAAAGAATTCTCGAAGATCGTGACCAACGTTGCGCAGTTGACCGACGACCTCATAATAGTGACATCCAAACTTCGCGGTCCTGAGGCCGAGAAAACCATGGACCTCCTGCACCGGCTGATGTGGCGTTTGGACAAGTTGGATGAGCCAGCCATCCGACAGTTTCTTCAAAAGGAAGGAATTCGCGCGAAGCTCTTTTAG
- the sucD gene encoding succinate--CoA ligase subunit alpha, with translation MAIMINKNTKVICQGFTGAQGTFHSEQAVAYGTKMVGGVTPGKGGTTHIGLPVFDTVREAKERTGANASVIYVPPPFAADAIMEAVEAELDLVVCITEGIPVLDMVAVKRYMQGRKTRLIGPNCPGVITPGECKIGIMPGHIHKPGRIGVLSRSGTLTYEAVGQLTRLGLGQSTCVGIGGDPVNGTNFIDVLEMYNADKDTDAVIMIGEIGGTAEVDAAEYIKREFKKPVTAFIAGSTAPKGKRMGHAGAIITGGKETAEAKFDALRAAGCSIAKSPADLGTTLAASLKR, from the coding sequence ATGGCAATCATGATTAACAAAAACACGAAGGTTATTTGCCAAGGCTTCACTGGCGCACAAGGGACATTCCACTCGGAACAGGCCGTCGCCTACGGAACAAAAATGGTTGGCGGTGTGACACCTGGAAAAGGTGGAACGACGCACATTGGCCTTCCCGTTTTCGACACAGTTCGCGAAGCGAAAGAACGCACTGGCGCCAATGCGTCGGTGATCTACGTTCCACCACCGTTTGCGGCCGATGCGATCATGGAAGCTGTCGAAGCAGAACTTGATCTCGTCGTCTGTATCACGGAAGGAATTCCAGTTTTGGATATGGTGGCAGTAAAGCGCTATATGCAGGGTCGAAAAACCCGCCTGATCGGACCAAACTGCCCAGGCGTTATCACTCCCGGCGAATGTAAGATCGGCATCATGCCAGGTCACATCCATAAACCAGGCCGAATTGGTGTTCTATCGCGGTCAGGCACATTGACCTACGAAGCGGTAGGACAATTGACTCGCCTTGGACTTGGCCAATCGACATGTGTCGGGATCGGCGGCGACCCAGTCAACGGAACAAACTTCATCGACGTTCTTGAAATGTACAATGCCGATAAAGACACGGATGCCGTGATCATGATCGGTGAAATCGGCGGCACAGCGGAAGTCGACGCTGCTGAGTACATCAAACGTGAATTCAAAAAACCGGTCACGGCGTTCATCGCTGGGTCAACGGCGCCAAAGGGCAAACGAATGGGTCACGCAGGAGCCATCATCACCGGTGGAAAAGAAACTGCAGAAGCTAAGTTCGATGCACTTCGAGCAGCTGGATGCTCGATCGCTAAGAGCCCTGCAGATCTTGGTACGACGTTGGCTGCAAGCTTGAAGCGCTAG
- the icd gene encoding isocitrate dehydrogenase (NADP(+)) produces MATYEKIKVPASGQKIKIGAGGKIECPDQPIVTFIEGDGIGADIWKASVAVFDAAVKKAYGGKKQIHWCEVYAGQKATQMYNGNFFPEETLTAIKEFVVSIKGPLETPVGKGIRSLNVALRKELDLYACVRPVKYYTGVPAPVKEPQKVNMTIFRENIEDVYAGIEFPAGSAEANEFIALAKKHGKSIRELSAIGVKPMSAFGTKRLVRKAIQHAIAYKCPSVTLVHKGNIMKFTEGAFKDWGYELAKEEFGDFTITEQELWDKFDGKAPAGKIIVKDRIADSMFQQALLRPEEYSVLALPNLNGDYMSDALAAQVGGLGIAPGGNIGDGFAVFEATHGTAPKYTGQDKVNPGSVILSGVMMLEYMGWREAATMIEKGLGDAIKAKKVTYDFHRQMEGATLLKCSEFGQEIIARM; encoded by the coding sequence ATGGCCACATATGAGAAAATCAAGGTCCCAGCTTCAGGTCAGAAAATCAAAATCGGCGCCGGCGGAAAAATCGAATGCCCGGATCAACCGATTGTTACCTTCATTGAGGGCGATGGCATCGGTGCCGACATCTGGAAAGCATCTGTTGCAGTTTTTGATGCAGCCGTAAAAAAAGCGTATGGCGGCAAGAAGCAGATCCACTGGTGCGAAGTTTACGCCGGTCAAAAGGCGACGCAGATGTACAATGGCAATTTCTTCCCCGAAGAAACACTGACCGCAATCAAAGAGTTCGTCGTTTCGATCAAAGGGCCGCTAGAAACTCCGGTCGGTAAAGGCATCCGTTCTTTGAACGTGGCTCTTCGCAAGGAACTTGATCTCTATGCGTGCGTTCGCCCAGTAAAGTACTACACAGGTGTGCCAGCTCCGGTGAAAGAACCGCAAAAAGTTAACATGACTATCTTCCGTGAAAATATTGAAGACGTTTACGCGGGTATTGAATTTCCAGCCGGCTCTGCAGAAGCAAACGAATTTATTGCGCTAGCGAAAAAGCACGGCAAATCTATTCGGGAACTTAGCGCAATCGGCGTGAAGCCGATGTCGGCCTTCGGAACGAAGCGCCTGGTTCGAAAAGCGATTCAACACGCGATTGCCTACAAGTGCCCAAGTGTCACGCTGGTACACAAAGGCAACATCATGAAATTCACCGAAGGCGCCTTCAAAGACTGGGGCTACGAACTGGCGAAAGAAGAGTTCGGTGATTTCACGATCACCGAGCAAGAGCTCTGGGATAAATTTGACGGCAAAGCACCCGCTGGCAAAATCATCGTAAAAGACCGCATTGCGGACAGCATGTTCCAACAAGCTCTTCTGCGCCCAGAAGAATATTCGGTTTTGGCTCTGCCAAATCTGAACGGTGACTATATGTCAGACGCATTAGCGGCCCAGGTCGGTGGACTTGGCATTGCGCCAGGTGGAAACATCGGTGACGGCTTTGCTGTTTTCGAAGCGACTCACGGAACTGCACCGAAATACACAGGACAAGACAAAGTAAACCCAGGATCGGTCATTCTTTCTGGTGTCATGATGCTTGAATACATGGGCTGGCGTGAAGCAGCAACCATGATTGAAAAGGGACTTGGCGACGCAATCAAAGCCAAAAAAGTAACTTATGATTTCCACCGCCAGATGGAAGGCGCAACACTTTTGAAGTGCTCGGAGTTCGGCCAGGAAATCATCGCTCGAATGTAG
- a CDS encoding ATP-binding cassette domain-containing protein: MIQFERLIKRFGDREVLKGLSLQIEKGEIVFILGTSGTGKSVLLKTLVGLLRADGGKVVIDGQDVTHLSEEDYLPIRRRCGMVFQHPALFDSMTVAENIAYGLMKHEKLTLEQSLPRVRECLAMVGLSDTIENKLPTLISYGMQKRVSLARTVAVGPTILMFDEPTTGLDPVTTKQINFLIRDLSHRLKTTSIVVSHDMDCALEIADRIIVLDQGKIIEQGTVEQIMSSKQPLVVDFLEEAKARAVQA, encoded by the coding sequence ATGATCCAATTTGAAAGATTGATTAAGAGATTCGGAGATCGAGAAGTATTGAAGGGGCTTTCACTTCAAATTGAAAAAGGTGAAATCGTTTTCATTCTCGGCACCTCTGGCACTGGAAAGTCTGTTTTGCTGAAGACTTTGGTCGGTCTTTTAAGGGCCGACGGTGGAAAAGTGGTCATCGACGGGCAGGACGTCACTCATTTATCTGAGGAAGACTATCTTCCTATTCGAAGAAGGTGCGGCATGGTCTTTCAGCATCCCGCTTTGTTCGATTCAATGACCGTCGCAGAAAACATCGCATACGGATTGATGAAACACGAAAAGCTGACACTCGAACAGTCTTTGCCGCGGGTGCGAGAATGCCTCGCGATGGTCGGCCTCAGCGACACAATCGAAAATAAACTTCCGACATTGATCTCCTACGGAATGCAAAAACGTGTCAGTCTTGCGCGAACCGTCGCGGTTGGGCCGACGATTTTAATGTTTGACGAACCCACAACTGGTCTTGATCCGGTAACAACGAAGCAAATCAATTTTTTAATTCGCGATTTATCGCATCGCTTGAAGACAACTTCGATTGTTGTCAGTCACGATATGGACTGCGCATTAGAGATCGCCGACCGAATTATCGTTCTAGATCAGGGGAAAATCATCGAGCAGGGAACTGTTGAACAGATTATGAGCTCAAAGCAACCACTTGTGGTGGACTTCCTTGAAGAAGCAAAAGCGCGGGCGGTTCAAGCATGA
- a CDS encoding ABC transporter permease, with product MIRNAFDHIFSFSYLAARSFSAAATPPFRRRDLAKQIYFVAGESLPIIVLCVCAAAMVTIIEASFHMKLVIQNDSMVPGFAAMLILRELGAVVMALLVTSRAGAGMAAEVGTMKITEQVEALQMLGLDPIRFLVAPRLIACTIAGAILSLIANLVCLLAAMGVSIVKLGYTAGLFMEMSRPFITGQDLVFAVIKGAVFGAVIPLFSCYCGLRCRPGAEGVGLATTNAVVSSSVAIIVLDFLMSYLMSYFY from the coding sequence ATGATTCGAAATGCCTTTGATCATATATTTTCTTTCAGCTACCTTGCGGCACGTTCATTTTCGGCTGCCGCAACACCCCCGTTTCGCCGGCGCGACCTTGCAAAGCAAATTTACTTCGTCGCCGGTGAAAGTCTGCCCATCATCGTGCTTTGTGTTTGCGCAGCAGCTATGGTCACAATTATCGAAGCGTCATTTCACATGAAGCTCGTCATTCAAAACGATTCGATGGTGCCCGGGTTTGCAGCGATGTTGATTCTTCGCGAACTGGGTGCCGTCGTTATGGCACTGCTTGTCACGTCGCGTGCAGGAGCGGGTATGGCCGCGGAAGTCGGCACCATGAAAATCACCGAGCAAGTCGAGGCGCTTCAAATGCTGGGCCTCGACCCGATTCGCTTTCTTGTCGCGCCTCGCTTAATTGCCTGCACAATCGCAGGCGCAATTCTTAGTCTGATCGCCAACCTGGTTTGCCTTTTAGCGGCAATGGGCGTGTCAATTGTGAAGCTCGGCTACACAGCTGGCCTATTTATGGAAATGAGTCGCCCATTCATAACTGGCCAAGACCTGGTCTTCGCAGTTATCAAGGGCGCCGTGTTTGGTGCCGTGATTCCATTGTTCTCTTGTTATTGTGGACTTCGATGTCGACCGGGGGCTGAAGGAGTTGGACTCGCGACAACTAATGCTGTCGTGTCCTCTTCGGTGGCGATTATCGTCCTAGACTTTCTGATGTCCTATTTGATGAGCTATTTCTATTAA
- the mdh gene encoding malate dehydrogenase translates to MATHQRKKIAVIGAGFVGSTCAHWAAAKELGDVVLLDVNDGAAKGKALDLYEASPVELFDSRITGTNNYADIAGSDVVIITAGLPRKPGMSRDDLLATNAKIMKEVCLGVKQHAPQSVVIVVSNPLDAMAYVAKDVLGFPANRVLGMAGVLDGARMKTFIAEELKVSVKDVNAFVLGGHGDTMVPMPRHCSVGGVPLMEMLPKEKIDAIVTRTRNGGAEIVGLLKTGSAFYAPAASAVQMAEAILKDQKRILPCAAFLEGQYGAKNLFVGVLCKLGGSGLEQVIELKLNDEERKGLDHSIKAVQELVDALKKLEF, encoded by the coding sequence ATGGCTACGCATCAACGCAAGAAAATCGCCGTCATCGGCGCAGGATTTGTCGGTTCAACATGTGCACACTGGGCAGCTGCAAAAGAATTAGGTGATGTAGTTCTTCTCGACGTGAACGACGGCGCCGCAAAAGGCAAAGCACTCGATCTTTACGAAGCTTCACCTGTTGAATTGTTCGACTCGCGAATCACCGGTACCAACAACTATGCTGACATCGCTGGTTCAGATGTTGTGATCATCACAGCAGGCCTTCCACGAAAGCCAGGCATGAGTCGCGATGATCTTTTGGCAACGAACGCCAAAATCATGAAAGAAGTTTGCTTGGGCGTGAAACAACATGCTCCGCAATCGGTCGTCATTGTTGTTTCGAACCCACTGGACGCAATGGCTTATGTCGCGAAAGACGTGCTTGGCTTCCCAGCAAATCGAGTTCTTGGCATGGCCGGCGTCTTGGATGGCGCGCGCATGAAGACGTTCATCGCAGAAGAATTGAAAGTTTCCGTTAAAGACGTCAACGCTTTCGTTCTTGGCGGGCACGGCGATACAATGGTTCCAATGCCACGCCACTGTTCGGTTGGCGGCGTACCGCTGATGGAAATGCTACCAAAAGAAAAGATCGACGCGATTGTCACCCGCACCCGCAACGGCGGAGCCGAAATTGTTGGTCTGTTGAAAACAGGCTCGGCGTTCTACGCTCCAGCAGCATCAGCCGTGCAAATGGCAGAAGCGATCTTGAAAGACCAAAAACGTATTCTTCCATGTGCGGCTTTCCTAGAAGGTCAGTACGGCGCGAAGAACTTGTTCGTCGGAGTTCTCTGTAAACTAGGCGGCAGTGGTCTCGAGCAAGTCATCGAACTGAAGCTGAACGATGAAGAACGTAAAGGTCTTGATCATTCGATCAAAGCAGTTCAAGAGCTCGTCGACGCATTGAAAAAGCTGGAGTTCTAA
- a CDS encoding cysteine synthase family protein produces MEKSKVSANAGSFVNVHENVLSAIGNTPIVRLNKCVPIGKHQFFGKVEFFNPGGSVKDRIAMAIVEDAEKRGELKPGGTIVEATSGNTGVGLGLVGLLKGYKCVFVMPEKISEEKRAVLRAYGAKVVMTPTGLEPDDPNSHYSVAKRIVAETPGAYLANQYHNPANALIHYQTTGPEIWKQMAGQIDVFVGGIGTGGTLSGVGRYLKEQNKNVKVVCSDPIGSILYDLFYFKEVRDPAKSYLVEGIGEDMLPENVHFQYMDDVVRVNDAESFKACRDLASKEGLLVGPSCGAALAAAVKYSEKLEKPSNILVMFPDGGRSYLSKAFNEGWLQEKGLN; encoded by the coding sequence ATGGAAAAATCTAAAGTATCCGCAAACGCGGGTTCCTTTGTGAACGTGCACGAGAACGTGCTTTCGGCCATCGGCAATACGCCGATCGTCCGACTTAACAAGTGCGTTCCCATTGGCAAGCACCAGTTTTTTGGGAAAGTTGAATTTTTTAATCCAGGTGGAAGCGTAAAAGACCGTATCGCAATGGCGATAGTTGAAGACGCCGAAAAACGAGGCGAATTAAAACCGGGTGGAACCATCGTCGAGGCCACTTCTGGCAACACGGGCGTCGGCTTGGGTTTGGTCGGCCTTTTGAAGGGCTATAAGTGCGTTTTTGTGATGCCTGAAAAAATCAGCGAAGAAAAGCGCGCGGTTTTGCGGGCCTATGGCGCGAAAGTTGTTATGACTCCGACCGGTCTTGAACCAGACGACCCAAACTCGCACTATTCAGTAGCTAAACGCATTGTCGCCGAAACTCCAGGCGCCTACTTGGCGAATCAGTACCACAATCCCGCCAACGCACTTATTCATTATCAAACGACTGGCCCCGAAATTTGGAAGCAGATGGCCGGGCAAATTGATGTTTTCGTCGGCGGAATCGGAACAGGCGGGACATTGTCTGGCGTAGGACGATACCTAAAAGAGCAAAACAAGAACGTGAAAGTCGTTTGTTCCGATCCAATCGGCAGTATTCTCTACGATCTCTTCTACTTTAAAGAGGTCCGAGATCCGGCCAAGTCTTATTTGGTAGAAGGAATCGGGGAAGACATGCTTCCGGAAAACGTTCACTTCCAATATATGGATGACGTCGTTCGAGTGAACGACGCCGAATCCTTCAAAGCTTGTCGAGACCTTGCGTCCAAAGAAGGGCTTCTGGTTGGACCAAGCTGCGGAGCCGCGCTCGCTGCGGCAGTGAAGTATTCTGAAAAACTAGAAAAACCATCGAATATTCTTGTGATGTTCCCTGACGGAGGTCGTTCGTACCTCAGCAAGGCATTCAACGAGGGTTGGCTTCAAGAAAAAGGGCTCAATTAA
- a CDS encoding ATP-binding cassette domain-containing protein: MELRGVSLEIAGETLLQDVHLAVGRGEVVTVMGPSGEGKSVLLKIIAGLIEPTSGEVLIRGRNRRDLSTSERRNFGRQTGMLFQRNALFDSLTALENVNFPQIETLGLAEAEAEVLSRKLLDAVGLAEAAERYPSEISGGMQKRLGIARALSLVPNLILYDDPTAGLDPITSRKITRLIKDLQGRDQATLVLVTNELSRAFQIADRMAFVFRGNVVVTGTVEETKTHSDPRVFSFLRGQTGSRSIGQAGPPMGDQL; this comes from the coding sequence ATTGAACTCCGTGGCGTTTCGCTTGAGATCGCGGGTGAAACTTTGCTGCAAGACGTCCATCTTGCGGTGGGGCGCGGCGAAGTCGTGACAGTCATGGGCCCAAGTGGTGAGGGAAAATCGGTTTTGCTTAAAATCATAGCTGGATTGATCGAACCAACGTCTGGCGAAGTGCTGATTCGTGGCCGAAACCGTCGCGATCTCTCGACTTCTGAGCGACGAAATTTCGGGCGCCAAACGGGAATGCTTTTTCAGCGCAATGCGCTCTTCGATTCGTTGACTGCTCTCGAGAACGTCAACTTTCCGCAAATTGAAACTTTGGGGCTCGCAGAGGCCGAGGCAGAGGTGCTCAGCCGCAAGCTTCTTGATGCGGTGGGACTAGCCGAAGCTGCCGAGCGTTATCCATCTGAAATTAGTGGTGGAATGCAAAAACGATTGGGAATTGCGCGGGCCCTTTCATTGGTGCCGAATCTGATCCTTTACGATGACCCAACGGCGGGACTTGATCCCATCACAAGTCGCAAAATTACCCGTCTCATCAAGGACCTTCAAGGCCGCGATCAAGCGACTTTGGTTTTGGTAACCAACGAACTCTCTCGCGCATTCCAAATTGCAGATCGAATGGCGTTTGTATTTCGCGGAAATGTAGTTGTGACGGGTACTGTCGAAGAAACGAAAACGCATTCGGACCCGCGCGTATTTAGCTTTCTTCGTGGGCAAACCGGATCTCGGTCAATTGGGCAGGCAGGGCCGCCGATGGGTGATCAGCTATGA